A window of the Citrus sinensis cultivar Valencia sweet orange chromosome 9, DVS_A1.0, whole genome shotgun sequence genome harbors these coding sequences:
- the LOC102623546 gene encoding uncharacterized protein LOC102623546, whose protein sequence is MEQDYYNRSKSYGPGMMRNHNHMEITGYYDPPPPRAPAAASYDLRCYSASYAQSQMSNFDNNFNYNVKDFNTKKGKITSGSSSSSKSWSLADPEFQRKKRVASYKMYSVEGKVKGSFRKSVRWLKDRYTHMLYGWW, encoded by the coding sequence ATGGAGCAAGATTACTACAACAGATCAAAGTCTTACGGACCTGGCATGATGCGTAACCACAATCACATGGAGATCACCGGCTACTACGACCCACCACCTCCGCGGGCTCCAGCAGCAGCTTCTTATGACCTGAGATGCTACAGCGCCTCTTATGCACAGTCACAGATGTCTAACTTCGACAACAACTTTAACTATAACGTTaaggactttaatacaaagaAAGGCAAAATCACTTCTGGgtcatcttcttcttcgaaGTCTTGGAGCTTGGCTGACCCCGAGTTTCAGAGAAAGAAGAGGGTTGCTAGTTATAAAATGTACAGTGTTGAAGGCAAAGTTAAAGGGTCTTTCAGGAAGAGCGTCAGGTGGCTTAAAGATAGGTACACTCACATGCTCTATGGCTGGTGGTGa
- the LOC102623245 gene encoding probable magnesium transporter NIPA9 isoform X2, with translation MWELICLTLAATAGNNIGKVLQKKGTVILPPLSFKLKVIRAYAVNKAWVIGFLMDIFGALLMLRALSQAPVSVIQPVSGCGLAILSIFSHFYLKEVMNAVDWMGITLAGIGTIGVGAGGEEQEPSSISIFQLPWLAFVVSILFVLLNGWLRICKHQRREQEMIEFEVVEEIIYGLESGILFGMASVISKLGFVFLEQGFPTMLVPVCISISICCSGTGFYYQTRGLKHGRAIVVSTCAAVASIVTGVVAGMLALGERLPSAPTARFSLLLGWLLIMIGVVLLVSSSRLVRHFRWPSRRIMKSGLVRTGSQRVKDSGPSAVIPAATLHQLITSTAKEKA, from the exons ATGTGggaattgatttgtttaaCGTTGGCGGCAACGGCCGGTAATAACATCGGCAAAGTTCTTCAGAAGAAGGGCACCGTCATTTTACCACCTCTCTCTTTCAAGCTCaag GTGATAAGGGCATATGCTGTTAATAAAGCATGGGTGATTGGTTTTTTGATGGACATATTTGGAGCCTTGTTGATGTTGAGGGCATTGTCTCAAGCTCCC GTATCTGTTATCCAACCAGTTTCTGGATGTGGTCTTGCAAttctctctattttttctcatttttatcTGAAGGAAGTTATGAATGCTGTTGACTGGATGGGAATAACATTGGCAGGCATTGGCACCATAG GAGTTGGTGCTGGTGGTGAGGAGCAAGAGCCTTCTTCTATATCTATATTCCAGTTACCGTGGTTGGCTTTCGTCGTTTCCATCTTGTTT GTACTTCTTAATGGGTGGCTTCGTATATGCAAACATCAACGAAGAGAACAGGAGATG ATAGAATTTGaagttgttgaagaaattatATATGGCTTGGAATCTGGAATTTTGTTTGG GATGGCCTCCGTAATATCAAAGCTGGGATTTGTCTTCTTGGAGCAGGGCTTCCCCACCATGCTAGTTCCTGTGTGCATTTCAATCAGCATTTGTTGTAGTGGTACAGGATTTTACTACCAG ACGCGTGGTCTGAAACATGGAAGGGCTATTGTAGTGTCTACGTGTGCCGCTGTGGCTTCAATTGTTACTGGTGTAGTTGCTGGTATGCTTGCTCTGGGTGAGAGATTGCCTTCAGCACCAACTGCGCGCTTTTCACTTCTGCTTGGATG GCTACTCATCATGATTGGTGTGGTTTTACTTGTAAGTTCATCGCGGCTTGTACGGCACTTTCGATGGCCTTCACGACGAATTATGAAGAGTGGGCTTGTGCGAACAGGGTCGCAGCGGGTCAAGGATTCAGGTCCAAGTGCAGTTATCCCAGCAGCAACTTTGCATCAGCTGATAACATCTACAGCTAAGGAGAAAGCTTGA
- the LOC102622456 gene encoding UDP-N-acetylglucosamine transporter UGNT1-like isoform X2: MASSMKSDELPVTVNDSLKRQEQPKGSAAMTKRGVYAAASYMASAVLLVMFNKAALSSYSFPCANVITLFQMFCSCSILYALRCWKIISFTVGEPQTTSNNPTTLVPLKTLVHTLPLALSYLLYMLITMEAVRGINVPMYTTLRRTTVAFTMIVEYLLTGQKHSLPVVGSVGIILLGAFLAGAWDLSFDAYGYAVVFIANICTAAYLAFISRIGRSSGLSSFGLMWCNGIICTPILLFWTSFRGDLEVTMNFPLLFYPGFQDLLTIGLGWLLFGGLPFDLFNIVGQALGFLGSCFYAYCKLQGK; this comes from the exons atggctTCTTCTATGAAGAGTGATGAATTGCCAGTGACAGTGAATGATTCATTGAAGCGCCAAGAACAGCCTAAGGGCTCTGCCGCCATGACTAAAAGAGGTGTTTACGCGGCTGCCTCTTACATGGCTAGTGCTG TTCTCTTGGTAATGTTCAACAAAGCAGCCCTTTCTTCTTACAGTTTCCCCTGTGCAAATGTCATCACACTTTTTCAG ATGTTCTGTTCATGTTCAATTCTCTATGCATTGAGATGCTGGAAGATCATCTCTTTCACAGTTGGTGAACCACAGACTACCAGTAATAATCCAACAACCCTTGTACCGCTCAAGACATTAGTTCACACTCTTCCTCTGGCACTTTCATATTTGCTTTACATG TTGATTACAATGGAAGCTGTGCGTGGCATAAATGTTCCCATGTACACCACCCTCAGGCGGACTACAGTAGCCTTTACGATGATTGTAGAGTACCTATTGACAGGGCAGAAACACTCACTTCCTGTTGTTGGCAG TGTGGGCATTATTTTGCTCGGTGCATTTCTTGCTGGAGCGTGGGACTTATCCTTTGATGCCTATGGCTATGCTGTTGTCTTTATAGCCAACATCTGTACAGCAGCATATCTTGCCTTCATTTCTCGTATTG GTAGATCCAGTGGCCTCAGTAGCTTTGGTCTTATGTGGTGCAATG GAATAATATGCACGCCAATTCTGCTATTCTGGACTTCATTCAGAGGCGACCTAGAAGTGACAATGAATTTCCCTCTTCTATTTTACCCCGGCTTTCAG GACCTTTTAACTATCGGACTTGGCTGGCTATTATTTGGTGGGCTTCCATTTGATTTG TTCAATATCGTTGGCCAAGCTCTTGGCTTTCTCGGGTCGTGCTTCTATGCATATTGTAAGCTTCAGGGGAAGTAA
- the LOC102622456 gene encoding UDP-N-acetylglucosamine transporter UGNT1-like isoform X1, with amino-acid sequence MASSMKSDELPVTVNDSLKRQEQPKGSAAMTKRGVYAAASYMASAVLLVMFNKAALSSYSFPCANVITLFQMFCSCSILYALRCWKIISFTVGEPQTTSNNPTTLVPLKTLVHTLPLALSYLLYMLITMEAVRGINVPMYTTLRRTTVAFTMIVEYLLTGQKHSLPVVGSVGIILLGAFLAGAWDLSFDAYGYAVVFIANICTAAYLAFISRIGRSSGLSSFGLMWCNGIICTPILLFWTSFRGDLEVTMNFPLLFYPGFQVVMLLSCIMAFLINYYVFLNTTLNSALTQTICGNLKDLLTIGLGWLLFGGLPFDLFNIVGQALGFLGSCFYAYCKLQGK; translated from the exons atggctTCTTCTATGAAGAGTGATGAATTGCCAGTGACAGTGAATGATTCATTGAAGCGCCAAGAACAGCCTAAGGGCTCTGCCGCCATGACTAAAAGAGGTGTTTACGCGGCTGCCTCTTACATGGCTAGTGCTG TTCTCTTGGTAATGTTCAACAAAGCAGCCCTTTCTTCTTACAGTTTCCCCTGTGCAAATGTCATCACACTTTTTCAG ATGTTCTGTTCATGTTCAATTCTCTATGCATTGAGATGCTGGAAGATCATCTCTTTCACAGTTGGTGAACCACAGACTACCAGTAATAATCCAACAACCCTTGTACCGCTCAAGACATTAGTTCACACTCTTCCTCTGGCACTTTCATATTTGCTTTACATG TTGATTACAATGGAAGCTGTGCGTGGCATAAATGTTCCCATGTACACCACCCTCAGGCGGACTACAGTAGCCTTTACGATGATTGTAGAGTACCTATTGACAGGGCAGAAACACTCACTTCCTGTTGTTGGCAG TGTGGGCATTATTTTGCTCGGTGCATTTCTTGCTGGAGCGTGGGACTTATCCTTTGATGCCTATGGCTATGCTGTTGTCTTTATAGCCAACATCTGTACAGCAGCATATCTTGCCTTCATTTCTCGTATTG GTAGATCCAGTGGCCTCAGTAGCTTTGGTCTTATGTGGTGCAATG GAATAATATGCACGCCAATTCTGCTATTCTGGACTTCATTCAGAGGCGACCTAGAAGTGACAATGAATTTCCCTCTTCTATTTTACCCCGGCTTTCAG GTTGTGATGCTTCTTTCCTGTATCATGGcattcttaataaattattatgtatttttgaaCACAACCCTCAATTCAGCACTCACACAGACAATTTGTGGTAATTTAAAG GACCTTTTAACTATCGGACTTGGCTGGCTATTATTTGGTGGGCTTCCATTTGATTTG TTCAATATCGTTGGCCAAGCTCTTGGCTTTCTCGGGTCGTGCTTCTATGCATATTGTAAGCTTCAGGGGAAGTAA
- the LOC102622753 gene encoding cytokinin riboside 5'-monophosphate phosphoribohydrolase LOG8: protein MEEEGYTGSNFKRVCVFCGSHSGNRRVFSDAALELGNELVRRKINLVYGGGSVGLMGLISQTVYAGGCHVLGIIPKALMPLEISGETVGEVRTVSDMHERKAAMAQEAEAFIALPGGYGTMEELLEMITWSQLGIHKKPVGLLNVDGYYNSLLALFDNGVQEGFIKPSARQIIISAPSAKELLEKMEQYTPAHEHVAPHESWQMEQLGDYPRQQNVQ, encoded by the exons ATGGAGGAAGAAGGATACACCGGAAGCAATTTCAAAAGGGTGTGTGTGTTCTGTGGAAGCCACTCTGGTAATAGAAGGGTCTTCAGTGATGCTGCTCTTGAACTGGGAAATGAGCTG GTGAGGAGAAAGATAAACCTGGTGTACGGTGGTGGGAGCGTTGGGTTGATGGGTTTGATATCCCAGACAGTTTATGCTGGAGGTTGCCATGTTCTTGG GATTATTCCAAAGGCTCTCATGCCACTTGAG ATATCTGGAGAAACTGTCGGCGAAGTAAGAACTGTTTCAGATATGCATGAGCGTAAAGCTGCAATGGCTCAAGAAGCTGAAGCTTTTATTGCTCTTCCCG GAGGATATGGGACCATGGAAGAGCTGTTGGAGATGATAACGTGGTCCCAACTCGGAATCCATAAGAAACCG GTTGGTCTGCTAAATGTTGATGGCTACTATAATTCTTTGCTTGCATTATTTGACAATGGTGTTCAAGAGGGTTTCATCAAGCCAAGTGCTCGGCAGATAATTATCTCAGCCCCATCAGCTAAAGAACTTTTGGAAAAGATGGAG CAATACACCCCTGCCCATGAACATGTTGCTCCTCATGAAAGCTGGCAAATGGAGCAACTTGGTGACTATCCAAGGCAGCAAAACGTGCAGTGA
- the LOC102622456 gene encoding UDP-N-acetylglucosamine transporter UGNT1-like isoform X3 has product MASSMKSDELPVTVNDSLKRQEQPKGSAAMTKRGVYAAASYMASAVLLVMFNKAALSSYSFPCANVITLFQMFCSCSILYALRCWKIISFTVGEPQTTSNNPTTLVPLKTLVHTLPLALSYLLYMLITMEAVRGINVPMYTTLRRTTVAFTMIVEYLLTGQKHSLPVVGSVGIILLGAFLAGAWDLSFDAYGYAVVFIANICTAAYLAFISRIDLRETFYLRRICRNNMHANSAILDFIQRRPRSDNEFPSSILPRLSGPFNYRTWLAIIWWASI; this is encoded by the exons atggctTCTTCTATGAAGAGTGATGAATTGCCAGTGACAGTGAATGATTCATTGAAGCGCCAAGAACAGCCTAAGGGCTCTGCCGCCATGACTAAAAGAGGTGTTTACGCGGCTGCCTCTTACATGGCTAGTGCTG TTCTCTTGGTAATGTTCAACAAAGCAGCCCTTTCTTCTTACAGTTTCCCCTGTGCAAATGTCATCACACTTTTTCAG ATGTTCTGTTCATGTTCAATTCTCTATGCATTGAGATGCTGGAAGATCATCTCTTTCACAGTTGGTGAACCACAGACTACCAGTAATAATCCAACAACCCTTGTACCGCTCAAGACATTAGTTCACACTCTTCCTCTGGCACTTTCATATTTGCTTTACATG TTGATTACAATGGAAGCTGTGCGTGGCATAAATGTTCCCATGTACACCACCCTCAGGCGGACTACAGTAGCCTTTACGATGATTGTAGAGTACCTATTGACAGGGCAGAAACACTCACTTCCTGTTGTTGGCAG TGTGGGCATTATTTTGCTCGGTGCATTTCTTGCTGGAGCGTGGGACTTATCCTTTGATGCCTATGGCTATGCTGTTGTCTTTATAGCCAACATCTGTACAGCAGCATATCTTGCCTTCATTTCTCGTATTG ATCTCAGAGAAACATTTTACTTACGCAGAATTTGTAGGAATAATATGCACGCCAATTCTGCTATTCTGGACTTCATTCAGAGGCGACCTAGAAGTGACAATGAATTTCCCTCTTCTATTTTACCCCGGCTTTCAG GACCTTTTAACTATCGGACTTGGCTGGCTATTATTTGGTGGGCTTCCATTTGA
- the LOC102624112 gene encoding eukaryotic initiation factor 4A-11, producing the protein MAGLAEGSQFDARQFDARMNDLLGSDGQDFFTSYDEVYDTFDAMGLQENLLRGIYAYGFEKPSAIQQRGIVPFCKGLDVIQQAQSGTGKTATFCSGILQQLDYGLVECQALVLAPTRELAQQIEKVMRALGDYLGVKVHACVGGTSVREDQRILSSGVHVVVGTPGRVFDMLRRQSLRPDNIRIFVLDEADEMLSRGFKDQIYDIFQLLPPKIQVGVFSATMPPEALEITRKFMNKPVRILVKRDELTLEGIKQFHVNVEKEEWKLETLCDLYETLAITQSVIFVNTRRKVDWLTDKMRSRDHTVSATHGDMDQNTRDIIMREFRSGSSRVLITTDLLARGIDVQQVSLVINYDLPTQPENYLHRIGRSGRFGRKGVAINFVTRDDERMLFDIQKFYNVVIEELPANVADLL; encoded by the exons ATGGCTGGTTTGGCTGAAGGATCCCAGTTTGATGCCCGTCAATTTGATGCTAGAATGAATGATTT ACTTGGAAGTGATGGACAAGATTTCTTCACATCGTATGATGAGGTTTATGATACTTTTGATGCTATGGGATTGCAAGAGAATCTTCTTAGAGGCATTTATGCATATG GTTTTGAGAAGCCTTCTGCCATTCAGCAAAGGGGGATTGTTCCATTCTGCAAGGGACTTGATGTAATTCAACAAGCACAGTCTGGAACTGGAAAAACTGCAACTTTTTGCTCCGGAATTTTGCAGCAGCTTGATTATGGTTTAGTTGAATGCCAAGCATTGGTTCTTGCTCCAACTAGGGAACTGGCGCAACAGATTGAGAAGGTTATGCGAGCACTTGGTGACTATCTTGGTGTCAAAGTGCATGCATGTGTAGGTGGAACCAGTGTCCGTGAAGATCAACGCATTCTTTCAAGCGGTGTACATGTTGTAGTTGGTACACCTGGTCGTGTGTTTGACATGTTGCGGAGGCAATCTCTTCGCCCAGATAACATCAGGATCTTTGTGCTGGATGAGGCTGATGAAATGCTGTCACGAGGTTTCAAAGACCAG ATCTATGATATCTTCCAGTTGCTACCCCCAAAGATTCAAGTTGGGGTTTTCTCTGCCACAATGCCACCAGAGGCCCTTGAAATCACAAGGAAGTTCATGAATAAACCGGTTAGGATTCTGGTGAAACGTGATGAGCTTACCCTAGAAGGTATCAAGCAATTTCATGTTAATGTTGAAAAGGAGGAATGGAAGCTTGAGACACTATGCGATCTGTACGAGACTTTGGCAATCACCCAAAGTGTCATCTTTGTGAACACCCGGCGTAAGGTAGATTGGCTGACAGATAAGATGCGTAGTCGTGATCATACCGTGTCTGCCACCCACGGTGACATGGACCAAAACACTAGGGACATCATCATGCGTGAATTCCGGTCTGGTTCGTCTCGTGTGCTTATCACTACTGATCTCTTGGCACGTGGTATTGATGTCCAGCAAGTGTCCCTGGTCATAAATTATGATCTTCCTACACAGCCAGAAAACTACCTGCATCGTATAGGTCGTAGTGGACGATTTGGAAGAAAGGGTGTTGCCATTAATTTCGTGACCAGGGATGATGAAAGGATGCTGTTTGATAttcaaaagttttacaatgtcgTAATTGAAGAGCTGCCAGCAAATGTTGCTGATCTCCTGTGA
- the LOC102623245 gene encoding probable magnesium transporter NIPA9 isoform X1 → MWELICLTLAATAGNNIGKVLQKKGTVILPPLSFKLKVIRAYAVNKAWVIGFLMDIFGALLMLRALSQAPVSVIQPVSGCGLAILSIFSHFYLKEVMNAVDWMGITLAGIGTIGVGAGGEEQEPSSISIFQLPWLAFVVSILFVLLNGWLRICKHQRREQEMIEFEVVEEIIYGLESGILFGNFRMASVISKLGFVFLEQGFPTMLVPVCISISICCSGTGFYYQTRGLKHGRAIVVSTCAAVASIVTGVVAGMLALGERLPSAPTARFSLLLGWLLIMIGVVLLVSSSRLVRHFRWPSRRIMKSGLVRTGSQRVKDSGPSAVIPAATLHQLITSTAKEKA, encoded by the exons ATGTGggaattgatttgtttaaCGTTGGCGGCAACGGCCGGTAATAACATCGGCAAAGTTCTTCAGAAGAAGGGCACCGTCATTTTACCACCTCTCTCTTTCAAGCTCaag GTGATAAGGGCATATGCTGTTAATAAAGCATGGGTGATTGGTTTTTTGATGGACATATTTGGAGCCTTGTTGATGTTGAGGGCATTGTCTCAAGCTCCC GTATCTGTTATCCAACCAGTTTCTGGATGTGGTCTTGCAAttctctctattttttctcatttttatcTGAAGGAAGTTATGAATGCTGTTGACTGGATGGGAATAACATTGGCAGGCATTGGCACCATAG GAGTTGGTGCTGGTGGTGAGGAGCAAGAGCCTTCTTCTATATCTATATTCCAGTTACCGTGGTTGGCTTTCGTCGTTTCCATCTTGTTT GTACTTCTTAATGGGTGGCTTCGTATATGCAAACATCAACGAAGAGAACAGGAGATG ATAGAATTTGaagttgttgaagaaattatATATGGCTTGGAATCTGGAATTTTGTTTGG taatttcagGATGGCCTCCGTAATATCAAAGCTGGGATTTGTCTTCTTGGAGCAGGGCTTCCCCACCATGCTAGTTCCTGTGTGCATTTCAATCAGCATTTGTTGTAGTGGTACAGGATTTTACTACCAG ACGCGTGGTCTGAAACATGGAAGGGCTATTGTAGTGTCTACGTGTGCCGCTGTGGCTTCAATTGTTACTGGTGTAGTTGCTGGTATGCTTGCTCTGGGTGAGAGATTGCCTTCAGCACCAACTGCGCGCTTTTCACTTCTGCTTGGATG GCTACTCATCATGATTGGTGTGGTTTTACTTGTAAGTTCATCGCGGCTTGTACGGCACTTTCGATGGCCTTCACGACGAATTATGAAGAGTGGGCTTGTGCGAACAGGGTCGCAGCGGGTCAAGGATTCAGGTCCAAGTGCAGTTATCCCAGCAGCAACTTTGCATCAGCTGATAACATCTACAGCTAAGGAGAAAGCTTGA
- the LOC102623826 gene encoding eukaryotic initiation factor 4A-15-like, whose amino-acid sequence MAGIAPEGSGFDARSFDSNMNNLLSEEGQDFFVSYDEVYDSFDSMGLKENLLRGIYAYGFEKPSAIQQRGIVPFCKGLDVIQQAQSGTGKTATFCSGILQQLDYESLQCQALVLAPTRELAQQIEKVMRALGDYMGVKVHACVGGTSVREDQRILSAGVHVVVGTPGRVFDMLRRQSLRPDYIRMFVLDEADEMLSRGFKDQIYDIFQHLPGKIQVGVFSATMPPEALEITRKFMNKPVRILVKRDELTLEGIKQFHVNVDKEEWKLDTLCDLYETLAITQSVIFVNTRRKVDWLTDQMRSRDHTVSATHGDMDQNSRDIIMREFRSGSSRVLITTDLLARGIDVQQVSLVINYDLPTQPENYLHRIGRSGRFGRKGVAINFVTRDDDRMLTDIQRFYNVVIEELPANVADLI is encoded by the exons ATGGCGGGAATAGCGCCTGAAGGATCGGGGTTTGATGCACGTTCTTTTGATAGCAATATGAACAACTT GCTTTCAGAAGAAGGACAAGACTTTTTCGTGTCGTATGATGAAGTTTATGATAGTTTTGACAGTATGGGTTTGAAAGAGAACCTCCTTAGAGGCATCTATGCATATG GGTTTGAGAAGCCGTCTGCAATTCAACAACGAGGAATTGTGCCGTTCTGCAAAGGTCTGGACGTAATTCAGCAAGCACAATCGGGTACGGGTAAAACGGCAACTTTCTGCTCTGGCATTCTGCAGCAGCTGGATTATGAATCACTGCAATGCCAAGCTTTGGTTCTCGCCCCGACTAGAGAGCTTGCTCAGCAGATTGAAAAGGTCATGCGTGCCCTCGGTGATTATATGGGCGTCAAGGTTCATGCCTGTGTTGGTGGGACCAGCGTTCGTGAAGATCAGAGAATTCTTTCTGCTGGGGTACATGTCGTTGTGGGCACTCCTGGTCGAGTTTTTGACATGTTGCGCAGGCAGTCTCTTCGCCCAGACTACATAAGAATGTTCGTCCTGGATGAAGCTGATGAAATGCTTTCTAGAGGTTTCAAGGATCAG ATCTATGATATTTTCCAGCATCTACCAGGAAAAATTCAGGTTGGTGTGTTTTCTGCGACAATGCCACCTGAGGCACTTGAAATTACAcgtaaatttatgaataaaccGGTGAGGATCCTGGTAAAGCGCGATGAGCTGACCCTGGAGGGTATTAAGCAATTTCATGTGAATGTGGATAAGGAGGAGTGGAAGCTGGACACACTGTGTGACCTTTACGAGACCCTGGCGATCACTCAGAGCGTGATCTTTGTGAACACCAGACGCAAGGTTGATTGGCTAACTGACCAGATGAGGAGCCGCGACCACACAGTATCAGCCACCCACGGAGACATGGACCAAAACTCGAGGGATATCATTATGCGTGAATTCCGTTCGGGATCTTCTCGTGTGCTCATCACCACTGATCTCTTGGCTCGGGGCATCGACGTCCAACAGGTCTCCCTCGTCATCAACTATGATTTGCCAACTCAACCAGAGAACTACCTTCACAGGATTGGACGCAGTGGACGATTTGGAAGGAAAGGCGTTGCCATCAACTTTGTGACGCGGGATGATGATAGGATGCTTACTGACATTCAGAGATTCTACAATGTGGTGA